The Mercenaria mercenaria strain notata chromosome 8, MADL_Memer_1, whole genome shotgun sequence genome has a segment encoding these proteins:
- the LOC123566028 gene encoding uncharacterized protein LOC123566028 isoform X2, with product MYGLGLKWKMFLCSIVACFIFSIPVYRLYSNETYLDSDWSSQLPLHFDIDDITKKGTGEKITVLAKVIHSAKKHVRGSKTSQYLREAVSIINSILTDIIVDSENVYKRFNKKSSHICSETFKGGNFGFPMYYKGFETDSCDYGVSVSSLVTVIKYIIVKPNDVESKGIEIDQFLSSLYDTMNNVRTLIAVNAATFPNEKKTKYPLVKIIQSNDKSEGAALNKLIKEVKTPYVFVARNINFITNDSRLERLVREIESLNVVAAGGSIRDLNGHWKKGCFQSVYRNYTLKYIEGYDESFHECVFCDYIQGPFVTTTSYLKQNVFQEFDESNGLYEDWFLRLFQKGKETVVCPDAMFNVDNRTAQSDSNWTNFAQKWNLFKVKTPKGYTFTRSCEKQETSSRPSQSLSPCALQKMSNGVKTIMRICEETGVICELQEGTSLGAVKFGKVLPWDLDFDIRFLATNCSKCMQLESAFKKTADLKVDSFSSSCCNKKLKFGERDNFAIHYQGYGGDFTGHPVMDSDILSKAGLAPTKILFDGQWVNVPRNPGLFMRNRYGKELYQHAEHWRYSGGGVKNHRLNYTTNLFISCKQQSSHDCLDRYNADGDLPFEETPPP from the exons ATGTATGGTTTGGGCTTGAAATGGAAGATGTTTCTTTGTTCCATAGTGGCGTGCTTTATCTTTTCAATACCGGTTTACAGATTGTACTCAAATGAG ACATACCTTGATAGCGACTGGTCCAGTCAGCTTCCTCTGCACTTTGACATTGATGATATCACTAAAAAAGGAACCGGAGAAAAGATTACAGTTCTGGCAAAAGTCATCCACAGCGCAAAAAAACACGTCAGAGGGTCGAAAACGTCACAATATTTACGTGAGGCTGTATCCATCATAAATAGTATACTTACAGACATAATTGTGGACTCAGAGAATGTGTATaaaagatttaacaagaaatcatCACATATTTGTTCAGAAACTTTTAAAGGTGGTAATTTTGGTTTCCCTATGTATTATAAAGGATTTGAGACCGACAGCTGCGATTATGGCGTATCAGTTTCCAGTCTTGTAACTGTaattaaatatattattgtaaaaccAAATGATGTAGAATCTAAAGGGATTGAAATTGATCAgtttttatcatctttatatGACACCATGAACAATGTTAGAACTTTGATAGCAGTGAATGCTGCTACGTTtccaaatgaaaagaaaacgaaATATCCCTTGGTaaaaataattcagtcaaatgATAAGTCAGAGGGAGCAGCCcttaacaaattaataaaagaagTAAAGACACCGTATGTTTTTGTTGCAAGGAATATAAATTTCATAACAAATGATTCTAGATTAGAACGACTGGTTAGAGAAATAGAAAGTTTGAATGTGGTTGCTGCAGGTGGCTCCATTCGTGATTTGAATGGACATTGGAAAAAGGGTTGTTTTCAGTCTGTTTATCGAAAttacactttgaaatatattGAAGGTTATGACGAGTCTTTTCACGAGTGTGTGTTTTGTGATTATATACAGGGACCTTTTGTTACAACTACCAGTTacttgaaacaaaatgtatttcaagaGTTTGACGAAAGCAATGGGTTATACGAGGACTGGTTTCTCCGATTATTTCAAAAAGGAAAGGAAACGGTTGTGTGTCCGGACGCAATGTTTAATGTTGATAATCGAACTGCACagtcagattcaaactggacaaATTTTGCGCAAAAATGGAATCTATTCAAAGTTAAAACACCAAAAGGTTATACATTTACTCGAAGTTGTGAGAAACAGGAAACTTCAAGTAGGCCCTCGCAATCACTGTCGCCGTGTGCTTTGCAGAAAATGAGTAATGGCGTAAAGACTATAATGCGAATATGTGAGGAAACCGGTGTCATATGCGAGTTGCAAGAAGGCACTTCGTTAGGTGCTGTAAAGTTTGGAAAAGTTCTTCCGTGGGACTTGGACTTTGACATAAGATTTCTTGCGACAAACTGTTCGAAATGCATGCAGCTTGAAAGTGCTTTCAAAAAGACAGCAGATTTAAAAGTTGATAGTTTTTCATCGTCTTGTTGCAATAAGAAACTTAAATTTGGCGAGAGAGATAATTTTGCCATTCATTACCAAGGTTACGGTGGTGATTTTACCGGGCACCCTGTCATGGACAGTGATATCCTTAGCAAAGCCGGTTTAGCACCTACTAAAATACTGTTTGATGGACAATGGGTAAATGTTCCTAGAAATCCTGGACTGTTCATGAGAAATAGATACGGCAAAGAGTTATATCAACATGCTGAACACTGGAGGTATAGTGGAGGTGGAGTAAAAAACCACAGACTTAACTACACaactaatctatttatttcatgcAAACAACAAAGTAGCCACGATTGTTTGGATAGATATAACGCCGATGGCGACTTGCCCTTCGAAGAAACACCTCCTCCATAA
- the LOC123566028 gene encoding uncharacterized protein LOC123566028 isoform X1, which yields MYGLGLKWKMFLCSIVACFIFSIPVYRLYSNEQTYLDSDWSSQLPLHFDIDDITKKGTGEKITVLAKVIHSAKKHVRGSKTSQYLREAVSIINSILTDIIVDSENVYKRFNKKSSHICSETFKGGNFGFPMYYKGFETDSCDYGVSVSSLVTVIKYIIVKPNDVESKGIEIDQFLSSLYDTMNNVRTLIAVNAATFPNEKKTKYPLVKIIQSNDKSEGAALNKLIKEVKTPYVFVARNINFITNDSRLERLVREIESLNVVAAGGSIRDLNGHWKKGCFQSVYRNYTLKYIEGYDESFHECVFCDYIQGPFVTTTSYLKQNVFQEFDESNGLYEDWFLRLFQKGKETVVCPDAMFNVDNRTAQSDSNWTNFAQKWNLFKVKTPKGYTFTRSCEKQETSSRPSQSLSPCALQKMSNGVKTIMRICEETGVICELQEGTSLGAVKFGKVLPWDLDFDIRFLATNCSKCMQLESAFKKTADLKVDSFSSSCCNKKLKFGERDNFAIHYQGYGGDFTGHPVMDSDILSKAGLAPTKILFDGQWVNVPRNPGLFMRNRYGKELYQHAEHWRYSGGGVKNHRLNYTTNLFISCKQQSSHDCLDRYNADGDLPFEETPPP from the exons ATGTATGGTTTGGGCTTGAAATGGAAGATGTTTCTTTGTTCCATAGTGGCGTGCTTTATCTTTTCAATACCGGTTTACAGATTGTACTCAAATGAG CAGACATACCTTGATAGCGACTGGTCCAGTCAGCTTCCTCTGCACTTTGACATTGATGATATCACTAAAAAAGGAACCGGAGAAAAGATTACAGTTCTGGCAAAAGTCATCCACAGCGCAAAAAAACACGTCAGAGGGTCGAAAACGTCACAATATTTACGTGAGGCTGTATCCATCATAAATAGTATACTTACAGACATAATTGTGGACTCAGAGAATGTGTATaaaagatttaacaagaaatcatCACATATTTGTTCAGAAACTTTTAAAGGTGGTAATTTTGGTTTCCCTATGTATTATAAAGGATTTGAGACCGACAGCTGCGATTATGGCGTATCAGTTTCCAGTCTTGTAACTGTaattaaatatattattgtaaaaccAAATGATGTAGAATCTAAAGGGATTGAAATTGATCAgtttttatcatctttatatGACACCATGAACAATGTTAGAACTTTGATAGCAGTGAATGCTGCTACGTTtccaaatgaaaagaaaacgaaATATCCCTTGGTaaaaataattcagtcaaatgATAAGTCAGAGGGAGCAGCCcttaacaaattaataaaagaagTAAAGACACCGTATGTTTTTGTTGCAAGGAATATAAATTTCATAACAAATGATTCTAGATTAGAACGACTGGTTAGAGAAATAGAAAGTTTGAATGTGGTTGCTGCAGGTGGCTCCATTCGTGATTTGAATGGACATTGGAAAAAGGGTTGTTTTCAGTCTGTTTATCGAAAttacactttgaaatatattGAAGGTTATGACGAGTCTTTTCACGAGTGTGTGTTTTGTGATTATATACAGGGACCTTTTGTTACAACTACCAGTTacttgaaacaaaatgtatttcaagaGTTTGACGAAAGCAATGGGTTATACGAGGACTGGTTTCTCCGATTATTTCAAAAAGGAAAGGAAACGGTTGTGTGTCCGGACGCAATGTTTAATGTTGATAATCGAACTGCACagtcagattcaaactggacaaATTTTGCGCAAAAATGGAATCTATTCAAAGTTAAAACACCAAAAGGTTATACATTTACTCGAAGTTGTGAGAAACAGGAAACTTCAAGTAGGCCCTCGCAATCACTGTCGCCGTGTGCTTTGCAGAAAATGAGTAATGGCGTAAAGACTATAATGCGAATATGTGAGGAAACCGGTGTCATATGCGAGTTGCAAGAAGGCACTTCGTTAGGTGCTGTAAAGTTTGGAAAAGTTCTTCCGTGGGACTTGGACTTTGACATAAGATTTCTTGCGACAAACTGTTCGAAATGCATGCAGCTTGAAAGTGCTTTCAAAAAGACAGCAGATTTAAAAGTTGATAGTTTTTCATCGTCTTGTTGCAATAAGAAACTTAAATTTGGCGAGAGAGATAATTTTGCCATTCATTACCAAGGTTACGGTGGTGATTTTACCGGGCACCCTGTCATGGACAGTGATATCCTTAGCAAAGCCGGTTTAGCACCTACTAAAATACTGTTTGATGGACAATGGGTAAATGTTCCTAGAAATCCTGGACTGTTCATGAGAAATAGATACGGCAAAGAGTTATATCAACATGCTGAACACTGGAGGTATAGTGGAGGTGGAGTAAAAAACCACAGACTTAACTACACaactaatctatttatttcatgcAAACAACAAAGTAGCCACGATTGTTTGGATAGATATAACGCCGATGGCGACTTGCCCTTCGAAGAAACACCTCCTCCATAA